The Numenius arquata chromosome 6, bNumArq3.hap1.1, whole genome shotgun sequence sequence GCCAAAGGGCTGTGACAACGGcaggagccacagcagcagtttaTCGAGTCCTTATTAACTGGGGGCAGGGGCCAGGGAAGGCATCCTCGTAGAAACATCTTGGCTTCTGAGGTCTGGGTAACTGATTacaaaaaaagatgaaacagttTTAGCAGATCTGTGCGTTTACCTGGCTCCTTCTCCAGGTCAGGGCTCTCCAAAACAGGCTCTGCCTCACAGATCCTCCAAGCGATAGAGCACGAGCTGTTTTCTTGGTGGAGATGATGCTGTTCTGCATAACACTTTCAGGGCGTCGGTATCAGAAGACCTCTTTTTTTGCAGCATCTCCTGTGTGTGTGATGCCTGtggtgctggagaggggacagaagaaggctacaaagatgatgaggggcctggagcatctctctgatgaggaaaggctgagggacttgggtctttatagactggagaagagaagactgaggggggatctgatcaacacctataaatacttaaagggtgggtgtcaggaggatggggacagtctttttccagtggtgcccagggacaggacaagaggtaacgggcacaaacttgaatataagaagttccacctaaacatgaggaggaacttctttcctgtgagggtggcaaagccctggaagaggctgcccagagaggtggtggagtctccttctctggagacattcaaaatctgcctggtcctgtgggacctgctctgggtggacctgcttgtgcaggggggttggactagatgatctccagaggtcccttccaaccccgtatcattctgggattctgtgatttctgatgAGAGACCTCTACTCTCCTCCAAATTCTCTGTGGCTGGCTGTGAACGCCTGGCATCCTTCCTGCAGCGGTATTCAAGATTAGCTTTTCCTGGATTCTTACAGCTGTAGTGGAAATAGATGTTCTTCCAGGGCTGAGCTGATGTCTCTGCCGCGTGGTCTCTGCACAAAATACCGGGGAGGTGACACGGGCCACCAACTAGAAACCAGTGCTGAGGACTTTATTTTCAGTGACCAACAATGGGAGGGAAGTGCCTTTGAATTTTGGGCCTTCGTCGTGTTTCACGTGGATGATCAAACTCGCTTGTCATTTCTGAAAAACCTCGACCTCAATGATTTAAGTCAAGAAAGGACGTTAGAGCAGACGTGAGGCCACCTTTgtcttgtgtccccccccctctccttcctctccccgtGCAGGCTGTGTTGTGTCTTCTGGAGAACGCAGCAGTCGTCACGGCTCGTGAAAAAAAGCCCAGAGTCAGCTTCTTGTGGGCATTTGGACGATTCTTTGTCTCTGGTGCTGGACTTTGCCCACTTGCGAGGATTATTACCCTTCTGATTGGTGTCATAACCTTCTCAGCAGGCCTGGCCTCTCCGGATTAGCACTTTCCGTCTCTCCCTGCCGTGCGCTTGAGCCACGGCCTCGCTGAGGGCTTGTTTGGAAATCCAGCTGGGCATCTCCTCTGGGGCTGCCGTTGCCTGGGTGTCTCATTTGGGATGCCATCACCACCGAAGACCGAAGGATCTCTTTGTGCGCTCTGCTTCTCAGCGAGCCTGCTTGCGGGGCTGGCAAGAATGAAGCTGCCGTGTGGTGCCACGCAGAAGCGTGAGACAAGAGCTGTTATCGTAGGAAATGAGACTAAAACCTTGGGCCCTGTCCTGGCTCATCCCCTCAGGTGTCAGAGTTCTTCTGGCCTCAGGCCCGTTTGCAAgaagacagatttattttttttttttttttcttacagatgaGCTGTGCTTAGGAGTAGGGACATCAGCACGACCTGACAGAAGGCAGCCTGCAAGGGTGACGGGAAGCCGAGTCTTGTCTCCCACCAGCCTATGCAATCTTTTCCATAACTTCTCCCTGAGAAGCAGCTGGATTTGTTCCTCCTCTGCACACAGTGCCTGAGCCAGAACCCAAAGTGCCGTTGGCAGTGAGATACTGGTGTCTTGTGAGAGACCCCAGTGGCTGTGTGGGAATGCACTGCCCTTGCCAGCCTCGCTGGGTTGAACGAAGCAGCCGGTCTGCGCCTGGAGTAAGGCTTTGAAGGGGATGGGGCTTGTGGCCAGCGCGGCGATCGTTATCCCTTTCCTATAAACCCTCCCTGTCTGCCACAGTGCCCCAAGTCAAGGGCAGAGCGTGACCCCCCCCGCCACACACATGGacttctccatcttctccatccTGCAGGTTTCCAGTGgattcatttcatagaatcatagaattgtccaggttggaagggacctttaagatcattgagtccaaccatcaacctaactgataaaaaccatcactgaaccatgtcccccagcaccatgtcaacccatcatttgaatccctccagggatggtgcctcaaccccttccctgggcagcccattccaatgtgcaataaccctttccgtgtaaaaatttttcctgatatccaatctgaacctcccctggggcaacttgaggccatttcctctagtcccatcccctgtgacttgggagaagacaccgacccccctggctaccccctcctttcagggagttgtagagagcgagaaggtctcccctcagcctccttttctccaggctgaacacccccagctccctcagcctctcctcataggacttgtgctccagacccctcaccaggtccagcacctcagtgtcttttttgtggtgaggggcccaaaactggacccagccctcgaggtgggaactaaccagtgctgtgctgggcacagggtgaccatcacctcccgagtcctactcaccacgctgttcctgacacaggaacaggatgctgccggcctccttggccacctgggcacatggctggctcacgCTCAGCCGACCTCACCTCGCCAGAGCTGTGCAGAGAGTTTCGTCGGCCTCAGAGAGGCCGCAGCAGGCAGACTGGCTGGTGGGGTTgtatttgctgctttgttttattcCGTTAAGGCAGACGCCTTCCCTTCCAGCACCCGCTTCGCTGTGGCCGCAGCACCGGCGCTGCTGACCGCCCGCCGCTGGGGAGAAACAAGGGGCCTCGTGCTGAAAAAgcagagaacacaaaaaaaagccgGTGGAAGTGGAGTCGCTCTGGAGCCCTTCTTAGAGGCAGCTTGAGCTGTTTCTGATCCCTAAAGCTTTACACGGTGTACCTTGATGGGCTAATCTTCCGCAACCTCCTGTAATTAGGTACCCCTTAATCACACGGCCCAGCAAAGCCAGCTATTGCCTCTAATCCAAAGTCACTCACCCCCCCAGAGAGGATCGTGGCACATTTTTGCTAAGGTGGGCAGGCCAGAAACATGGCGGAATGGCAAGTCCTCTCCCAGCACCTTCCCTGGAGTCGGAGTCTTGGGGGTtggtggggaaagggaagagtttGTAGCATTTTCCGAGCGCCCAACTCCAATCTCACGGCAAAGGCTGTGTCCTCTGAAGGTGCCGCAGCCCGAGAGCTCGTGTCCTTTTCAGAATCAATTAGTTCCCCAAAATCACAAACGGGTTTAGAAAACTGCAGCCCAGAatcaaattttctctctctcataaTTTGAACTGAATTTGTCAGGATCCCAGCGAGCTTGGCAAAAAATTGAGGGCTGTTTTTTATGATTCGGCTCCCAAATTCACTTTGGGGTGGCTGATCCGTGGCTGGAGGAAACATTCCCTGGGGCCCCTTCTCAAGGAGATGGCTATATAAAAATAGCCACTTTCTTCAGAGTCTGCTTTGGCTTTACAGCTCCACTAAATCATAATCCCGGGCGTGACATCATTACTGCCAGCACTAATCCCCCGGAGCTGCCTCTTCCTGGTGGGGACAGGGGTTTCGGCACCTGCCCCATGTTACGTGGAGAGCGTCACCCACGTTTTGCATGAATAAAACCAGAACCTACTATTTAGCATCCATATATTCCCCCCCGGGAAGCAGCGCTGGGTGAGGCCGGAGCACGTTGtgtgggaagctgtggctgccccatccctggaggggttcaagggcaggttggagggggcttggagcaacctgctctggtgggaggtgtccctgcccagggcagggggtggcactggatgatctttaaggtcccttccaacccaaaccattctgcgattctatgaaatacacgctccattcaaaaaaaaagcccctcagACAGCTGAGACCTGTCCCTCGGGAGAGCTCGTGCAGTTCTTGCCGAGCTCGTCGCATTTCTTGCCAGGCGacctctccctcttccctgccAGCGCCTTGTGCCCTGCTCCGtacaggagcagcaggcaggccCCAGACATCCTTACAGCAGAATCAAGAGGCTCGGTTTGTTGTGCCTGGAATTGAGTGTTTTTTACAAGAACATACCTTGCAGCCCACACGCGGTGGGGTGGGACCACAGAGCTTCATAGGAGCCTGATACAGGCAGCGAGGGAGCCGTTCTGCCTCTCGGTGGCTGATCTCGGCTGGAGGGGTTCAGCTTGAGCTGAGCGGGGATTTGAGCCCCTCTTTTACTCTCAGGGAAAAACAGAAACGCACCTTCTCTTTCTGCactgaaattagatttttttttctaaaaattccaTTTCTGGTCTTGTCCTCGAGGCAGTTGTCCTGGTGCCAGGAAAGGAACCCGACGTTCAGAGCATCAGCTTTGGATGCAGGAGGGTCTGGGAAGTGTTTGGTGCCATGTGCTGAGGAAGGGTCGAATGAATCCTGACTTACTTCTGTGCTCCTTGAGCTTTTCCTTCCATTCCCATTTGCCATCGGCCGGGTTCCCCGCGTGCTGCTGAGCGCACAGCTCCTGTTCCTCAAGCTGGTGTTGATAAACCGCAAAGCCTCGGGGTGCTTTCTGGctttgttggtttggttgtttttttttttttctcctgggatgCAGTAGCGTAGATTTTCAACCCGGTATCTTCGGTGTAGCAGAGTCGACGCTTCCGAGCAATAGCGACCAACGACACACGTCTGGTCACGTCCTCTCGCTGGCAGCGCCGGCTGCTTTGCCCCGGGTGCCTGCAGTTGCGGAGAGAGCGAACAAGAGACGATGGGAGAGTAGCTTGAAGGCAGCCCCAAGAGGCTGCCCTTGTGCGACGCGTGATGGAACGGAACCGTTGTGTAACACGCACGAACTGGTCACTCCTCTGCAAACGGGGCGTGGGGGCAGTTTGGACATGAAAAACGGCAGGGGAGGCGGAGGTGGGACACGGCACCTGCTGACCCTGGGGATCTTTTCAGTTCCAGGGAGGCGTGTGGTCCCTCAGCACGGTGCTGTGCGATGCCCTGATGACCATGGACGTGATGCTGTGCACGGCCTCCATCTTCAACCTCTGTGCTATCAGCGTGGATCGGTGagtgccttcctcctcctcgcgCCAGGGTCCTGGCATCAAGCTGCGTCCGTACGCGCCCTTGCAAgggtcccatcccatcccacccacccaAGGAGGGTGTTCAGCCCTACCAACCCCCCATCACCGGCTTTGTGTCCCATCAGTGCCCTCGTGGTGGCCAAGCTGGGTGTGATGAGGCCAGAGCTGTCCCTTCGGGTGCTCTTctgaggcggggggagagggggcatgGCTGTAGCCCATGCCTTGGCTGTGTCCGTACATTAAGGGGGGGAAGGGCAGGGACAAGCAGCTTTGGTTACGTTACCAGTGGTGACACCACCGTACTGGGACTGACTCACCTGTATTGGCAGGTTTATCGCGGTTTCGATCCCACTGAACTACAACCGGCGACAAATCGACCTGCGGCAGTTGATCCTTATTTCCACCACCTGGATTTTCGCCTTTGCCGTGGCATCCCCAGTCATATTTGGCCTCAACAACGTCCCGAACCGGGACCCCAGCTTGTGTCAGCTGGAGGATGACAACTACATCGTGTACTCCTCCATCTGCTCCTTCTTCATCCCTTGCCCCGTCATGCTGGTGCTCTACTGCGCCATGTTCCAAGGACTCAAGCGCTGGGAAGAAGCCAGGAAAGCCAAGCTCAGGGGCAGCATCTACGGGGCCAACAGGAGGCTCTATCACCCCTCAACCCTCACGGAGCGAGGGCAGACGGGACTGGAGGCGGAGGAGTGCAACCCTTACGCCCGCTCTGACCCCCCGGGGGACTGTGCGATGAACAATGGCATCCAGACTGTCTCCTACCCACACCTCAACTACCCCCACCCGGGGCACAGTCGGAAGC is a genomic window containing:
- the DRD4 gene encoding D(4) dopamine receptor → MGNGSAGPAPCNGTAPPPPPPPAGGHNVAALVLGIVLILLIVGGNGLVCLSVCTERALKTTTNYFIVSLAVADLLLALLVLPLYVYSEFQGGVWSLSTVLCDALMTMDVMLCTASIFNLCAISVDRFIAVSIPLNYNRRQIDLRQLILISTTWIFAFAVASPVIFGLNNVPNRDPSLCQLEDDNYIVYSSICSFFIPCPVMLVLYCAMFQGLKRWEEARKAKLRGSIYGANRRLYHPSTLTERGQTGLEAEECNPYARSDPPGDCAMNNGIQTVSYPHLNYPHPGHSRKRAKINGRERKAMRVLPVVVGAFLFCWTPFFVVHITRALCKSCAIPTQVTSTVTWLGYVNSALNPIIYTVFNAEFRNFFRKVLHLFC